The Elaeis guineensis isolate ETL-2024a chromosome 3, EG11, whole genome shotgun sequence region AATATATTAAGAGATGCCCAATTATTAAACATATGGTATTAACATCCTTCTGTCTTCTAATTTGATAGTATGTACTTTAGGATCTGTTCCTACCATGGCTTCTTACAAATTCATTTATTACTATTTTCTTTAGGAGAATCTGTTTTTTTATTGTCTTCTTGATACAGGACATGGCCTTTTGAGTCCCCCCCTTGTTGGCATTTCAACCTTTTGAGTTcatgtatattttttaaatactcaTACTGGATAAGTGTAGTCCTTTCTATAGCAACCAATGGCTAATGTCAACGCCAAAGATAGGATAAAGTATTTGGTAATGATTTTCTTATGTCACATTTCTTCATATTATTCCCAAAATATTCCACTTTGGAAACAAAAGGCTTTACTATGTTATCATGTCTTTATGCTATTTTTGTTGCTGAAACAACTCGTGCATTGATTTCTCATATTAGTTTTGTCTTCTCTGCAGCTTGTTGAGCAGGGAACTGAAGGGCAATGCAATTCAGAATGTAAGACCATCGAGCGTGCTTGTCAAGAGGTGAAAGACAAATGCTTTTTTGCCTCGCGATTCTCttcatacttatttcataatAAGGAGTGTCATTAGCTTAGTTTTGACAACATGTCATGTCACATACATTATTGAGAGGCGGCTTAGTTTTTTGTTTAGTTATGTCCTACACCATGATATGGTGGCATAGTTACTAGATCACAAGTCTCATAGTAGATTAATTTTAGCTTGATGTCAAGAATTTGATCTTCTCACACCAGAAGCACACCTTTCAGCAGAAGGATAAAAGATGAACCTTAATTCACATCTTGATCTTTCTTCTGTACGATCTGGTTTTCATAATGAAGCCTGTGGCCAATGAGGCAAACATGCATATAAGACTAAGGTACTCTTTTATATTTGGATAATTCATAATAATCGATGTATGTTGTTGAAGTTTATGCTTTTGATATTCTTATATGATTCATTTAAACCTAGTAGTTGCATGGAAAAAATGCTTTTTCTTCAACATCAGAGCTGCTAGGCATTATGATCCTGATCAGTTAAGAGCTCTGCTATACTCATGTCTCACAAAATTAAAAGGATTTTCTTCTACATTTCTCTGTTCTTTTGTCTCTTGATAATTATATGTAAAGATGGACCCATCATTTGACTATTTCCTCTTCTCTGCTTAGCTATATATAAATATTGCCTGTCAATCTAATCATTGAAAtcatttttttggaaagaaactGCTCTAGGGCCTCTCCTAACTTCTCCCTTGTAACGAGGAAATAGTTATTTGGAGAGCAGAGTAAGCTGAGATCAAATGGCCATGATCTGTGTAGCCATGATATGTGGTGCTTGGAAGTGTAGACCTAAAAACAGTTCTTAGCAGATGGAAGGCACCTCTTAGAAGGAGATGCTCATGACTCGTAATTGATGAATGCTCATTTTAGTCGACTCGTGTTTTTTTGAAAAGTTATCCTTTTTATTGTAATGCGATAATTAGATCCGGAAACTATAGAAAGAAACATATACATTTTCATAATTATTTGGACTCCATATATGATGCCGTTTATGTTTAGGAGATATGTGCATTAATTTCTTGTCCAATGGCATCGTTCGCAGGTAATAGGGTATGCAGATACTGATATTGCTGAGTTTTTCTTCAAAACCAGTCCTTCAGTTGATTTGTTGGTGAAATTTCTCTGCAATGACCTTTCCAAAGCATGTTCAGTCAAGCCACCACCTGTTCCcaaggtaatattttttttcagatattagGGGAATCACTGGCTTTTCCCcctcttcttttatttaaatgatTAATTAATCTTAATATCAAAAAAAGAGTAGGTCATATGAAAAGTTAGGTAAAGAAATTcagcattttgataagattacaACTATGAAGGACTTGTTGACCTATTCCAAAAATATTGGTATGACTTGTTTATTAGTCTATACTTGGTGAAAGTTTGTTAACTAGCAGTGCATGGAATGCTGCATCCAAGAGTATAACATATGACATGCACAAATGGTACACATATAATAGGATTTTACTTTAGAAAATCACTCCTATCCTttagaatttaagaagaaaaagcAACATATATTTGCTCAGCTAAACAGTACTTTGTTATAACCATCCATGTAAACCTTAGCACTTTGGGTCACTGCTATCGTGGACTGGTTTAAGAGGTGATTTCTCTCACTTTTGTTTAGCACATTTCCTTGGAAGGACAGCCCATTCCAGGAACCACTTGTAGAGAAGAAAATGGATATTGTGCATCTGAGGCTATGATCAAAAACAGATAATATTAAAAAGCCTTCATCTAGGTAACCAGAGTAACATGCTATATACATTAGAAAACCAATATCTCCAGCCAGTTTATGAATTTGAAGCTCATCCAATGATTCATGATACAGGTATATGAGGCagtactaaaaaatttatattgttGCCAGATTaacaattttctctttttcttgattAGATAAAGCTAGCATGCATATGATCCAACAATTACTGTCTTGATCGTGTAAATGAACTTAATGATGTTTTTATGAGATGTTCATTAAGGAATCACTGCATACAAAGAGAATACTTAGGTTTTTTTAGGAAAACTCAGACAATTGATCAGTCAGTAGGAAAGTGCataaatgatttgaaattttctttttttcttttcaatagtTTGGAAAATATGAGTGGAAAGGCATTTTCTGTCATCTTCAGAATTATTCTTTTATCATGGTTTGCAGGATAGAATTCCTGGAGAACCATTTCTTCCAAAGCCATCCAAAGATGCTGAAATGGAAAAGATTTTGAGATCCATGGAGGTATGTTTTCTTCAGCGAATTAACAGAACTTTGATGGTTTTTGTACCATGACTAAAGTTCTTAAGCTACTATAAATTGTCAGGGTATGCCAGGAGCACCAAGCATGAAAATGTACTCTAGAGAAGAGTTGATGAACATGAACAATTTTGGCGATGTAGAAGCTGATGAAGAGGAGGAGGACGATGATGATGGCTTTCCTACAAAACTGGTAAAACACAATTCTCCCAACAGGTGGCTTTGTTTATCCCTGCTATTTAAAATTTACTCATTGTCCTTTTGTTTTGGTTTCAGGGCAAAGTTTTAAAAAATACACATCCTCCCGAGAAAGATCTGAAAGAGAGGATCCGACAAGGAATTACAGAGACTGGGAAGCATGTGAAGAGGCATGTGAACTTGGTATCACAAACAATAAGGAAATGGTGGCGGGGAAAGCAAAAGATTTCTAAACCTCCAAGGACTGGCAAAAGTGAGCTATGAGACGGGATACCTTCGCCCCTGAAAGTCTTGTTCATGACACTACCATGCGGCAATTTATGTCCTCGATTCTAGGAACATGGCAAGAGCCTGTCATCCGCTGAGTTTAAATATCTATGGGCCTTCCAGAACCATAGATCAGAAGGGTTCTATGACACTTGTTTTTTAAGTATCAATCAGTTGTGAGGAATGGACTATTGTACTTGTTGAGAAGAAATAGAGCTATAGGCATGAAAACAATCTTGTAACTTTAGAATTTTCCCAGTGAACTAGTGTTCTCGTTAGTTCAAAGGTGATCAGTAGCTGCAAAATTATCCTGTTTGGAATAATATTACTGGTGAAAACGACTGATTTTACATCCTATAACAGATGCGCATTAACCTGGATTTTTGTCTTTGATTTGtttcatgatgatgaagatgtctgACAGAAGAACAAATTGCTGGTGAAGCTATCTTGCATGTCCAGTTGTTGAAGGCTGTATATAGCCCGTACAAAAACAGCAAGGGCATGATAACAGACTCCTAACCGTGGGAATTGGAATATTAACCAGTCAACACACATTGCTAACCAGCTATTCTAAAAGATAGTCTCCTCATGGTTGTAGGAAGTCAAAATGATTGCTTTAATACGATCTAACAACAGATATCAAACTGCCAAACAGAACAAACAACTCTTAGAAGAATCAATCCACTGCTCTGATATTGTGCCGAGGTTTCAATCAAGCAGCACCCAAATTGCAGGAACATAGCCAACCAGTTTCTTTTCTAAAACCTCATACCATAGAAGTACTAAAGATACATCACATACGTGTATACATTATCATAGTCTTGCATCTTACATTACAACAACATAACACTATTTGTTCCAAACAGAAGCAATCGGCATACACTCAAATCCCTGCGATTATATTCACACGGGGGATAACCAACCATCCAAACAACACCCAGACACCGCAACACGTACCCCAACTCCGGCATCAGTTGGCCTCCTCCCTACCCCTCGCAACGGCGAAGACGGCGTAGACCGCGACCCACACGGCGCATAGCGCCGCGGCCCACCACCAGCACGCCCCCGCCACCGCCCAGGTCACCGCCGCGGCCGCGACTGTCAGCGACGCCACCCCGCCGCCCCGGCAGAGGCCGGCGTAGGTAGGGAAGCTGGCGCTGTGGATGATCGCGCCGACGGAGGCGGAACCCGCGAAGACGAGGGAGA contains the following coding sequences:
- the LOC105040477 gene encoding uncharacterized protein — encoded protein: MARPARGLLALSALLLFSSIPFSLASPKKPASAARKEDIPFIRCQVCKKIAHQIYHQVEKKAVQIAPKKVSEFEIIEIAENVCNLKKQQADWILQIDIVEKGDKLELVEQGTEGQCNSECKTIERACQEVIGYADTDIAEFFFKTSPSVDLLVKFLCNDLSKACSVKPPPVPKDRIPGEPFLPKPSKDAEMEKILRSMEGMPGAPSMKMYSREELMNMNNFGDVEADEEEEDDDDGFPTKLGKVLKNTHPPEKDLKERIRQGITETGKHVKRHVNLVSQTIRKWWRGKQKISKPPRTGKSEL